The following proteins come from a genomic window of Legionella cherrii:
- a CDS encoding bifunctional 2-methylcitrate dehydratase/aconitate hydratase yields the protein MHSYVEDNIKPDYDQVMIDIADYVLNKKIDSALAYETARLCLMDTLGCGILALNFPECTKLLGPIVPGATLAGGARVPGTAYELDPVQAAFNIGAMIRWLDFNDTWLAAEWGHPSDNLGAILAVADYMCRQNCSKGKPPILMQDVLTAMIKAHEIQGCLALENSFNRVGLDHVFLVKIASAAVAAQLFGADRDTMLRTLSQVFVDGQSLRTYRHAPNAGSRKSWAAGDATSRAVRLALIAKAGEMGYPSALSAPKWGFYDVLFEKNVFKFQRQYGSYVMENVLFKLSYPAEFHAQTAVECAVMLHPIVQQRFNDIARIDLVTHESAIRIISKQGALHNPADRDHCLQYMVAIGLLFGDLKAEHYEDDIAADPRIDALRAKMHVTENERFSRDYLDPEKRSIANSIKIFFNDGTESDLITVEYPIGHKRRREEGIPVLLSKFKTNLSTQFPADRVDRIMHVMSDTNTLATMKVEDFMQLWVVS from the coding sequence ATGCACAGTTATGTTGAAGATAATATTAAGCCTGATTACGATCAGGTCATGATTGATATTGCTGATTATGTATTAAACAAGAAAATTGATAGTGCTTTAGCATATGAGACAGCACGTCTATGCCTTATGGATACATTGGGGTGTGGGATTTTGGCATTAAATTTCCCTGAATGCACCAAACTTTTAGGCCCAATTGTTCCCGGTGCTACGCTCGCTGGTGGGGCTCGGGTTCCTGGTACTGCATATGAGTTAGATCCAGTACAAGCTGCTTTTAATATTGGTGCTATGATTCGTTGGCTTGATTTCAATGATACCTGGCTTGCAGCTGAATGGGGGCATCCTTCTGATAATTTAGGCGCGATCCTTGCTGTTGCAGATTATATGTGTCGACAAAATTGCTCCAAGGGTAAACCCCCAATTTTAATGCAAGACGTACTTACTGCGATGATTAAGGCACATGAAATTCAAGGTTGCCTCGCTCTTGAAAACAGTTTTAATCGAGTGGGATTAGATCATGTCTTTTTGGTCAAAATTGCCAGTGCAGCTGTTGCTGCTCAATTGTTTGGTGCCGATAGAGACACGATGTTAAGAACCTTGTCCCAAGTTTTTGTCGATGGTCAAAGTCTGCGAACCTATAGACATGCTCCGAATGCCGGTTCTAGAAAGTCATGGGCTGCAGGGGATGCAACATCCAGGGCAGTTCGATTGGCATTAATTGCTAAAGCCGGGGAAATGGGTTATCCCAGTGCGTTAAGTGCCCCCAAATGGGGTTTTTATGATGTTCTTTTTGAAAAGAACGTATTTAAATTTCAACGTCAGTATGGCAGCTATGTTATGGAAAATGTTTTATTTAAGTTATCCTATCCCGCTGAATTCCATGCACAAACCGCCGTTGAGTGTGCAGTGATGTTACATCCAATAGTGCAACAACGATTCAATGATATCGCTCGAATTGATTTAGTAACCCATGAGTCGGCGATTCGAATTATTAGTAAGCAGGGGGCTTTGCATAATCCAGCAGATCGAGATCATTGTTTACAATACATGGTTGCTATAGGTTTATTATTTGGCGATTTAAAGGCCGAGCATTATGAAGACGATATCGCCGCCGATCCACGTATCGATGCATTGCGCGCCAAGATGCATGTCACTGAGAATGAGCGTTTTTCAAGGGATTACCTTGATCCAGAAAAGCGTTCTATTGCAAACAGTATTAAGATATTTTTTAATGATGGCACCGAAAGTGATTTGATTACAGTGGAATATCCAATTGGCCACAAACGTAGACGTGAAGAAGGTATTCCAGTTTTGTTATCCAAATTTAAAACGAATTTAAGCACGCAGTTTCCAGCAGATCGCGTTGACCGTATCATGCACGTAATGAGTGATACAAATACACTGGCCACAATGAAAGTAGAAGATTTTATGCAGCTATGGGTTGTCTCCTAG